In Eriocheir sinensis breed Jianghai 21 chromosome 30, ASM2467909v1, whole genome shotgun sequence, the following are encoded in one genomic region:
- the LOC127005720 gene encoding serine/threonine-protein kinase PknD-like, whose protein sequence is MSPHVEPVALSDGAIHDLLQNPSTRLLGEGGSCSVFLVNYKGASCCLKLSTLKGNTAFVYEARTLLALDGAGGAPRLLGVSDGKGQELALLTTYCGEHTFDDLPRLAPTDAEMLHASLELCSALQQVHARGVVHNDIKANNVVVRRDPDNGRLHVSLIDYGLARGKGLTLFYEPYDHSLVPWMAPEVVECQPCLPAGDVYSLACLLDEILYSCTAVYPDLMDVVLSALSPSPEERPSVRAVAKAVQRCLAPHSRSFRSRLRSVFSGLKNTFSSCLLLRSRGRGNTPVSLTANRAHANASASATKTSASETALSTVTHH, encoded by the coding sequence ATGAGCCCTCACGTGGAACCCGTTGCCCTCTCTGACGGCGCCATCCACGACCTACTGCAGAACCCTAGCACACGcctgctgggggaggggggctCCTGCTCCGTCTTCCTGGTCAACTACAAGGGCGCCTCGTGCTGCCTCAAGCTGTCCACACTCAAGGGGAACACAGCCTTTGTCTACGAGGCCCGCACGCTGCTCGCCCTCGACGGGGCCGGTGGCGCCCCGCGGCTGCTCGGCGTCAGCGACGGGAAGGGCCAGGAACTTGCCCTGCTCACCACATATTGCGGTGAACACACCTTCGACGACCTCCCGCGCCTGGCGCCCACCGACGCCGAAATGCTGCACGCCTCCCTCGAGCTGTGTAGCGCCCTGCAGCAGGTCCACGCCCGCGGTGTCGTGCACAACGACATTAAGGCCAACAACGTGGTGGTGCGACGCGACCCTGACAACGGTCGCCTGCACGTCTCCCTCATCGACTACGGCCTGGCGCGAGGCAAGGGCCTCACGCTCTTCTACGAGCCATACGATCATTCTTTGGTGCCCTGGATGGCCCCCGAGGTGGTCGAATGCCAGCCCTGCCTGCCTGCAGGCGACGTGTATTCCCTGGCCTGTCTGCTGGACGAAATCCTGTACAGCTGCACTGCTGTGTACCCAGACCTGATGGATGTGGTCCTGAGCGCCCTGTCGCCGAGCCCCGAGGAGCGCCCCTCCGTGCGGGCCGTCGCCAAGGCGGTGCAGCGGTGCCTCGCCCCGCACAGCCGCTCCTTCAGGTCCCGGCTCCGTTCAGTCTTCAGTGGGTTAAAGAACACCTTCAGCAGCTGCCTGCTACTCCGCAGCAGGGGACGCGGCAACACCCCAGTGTCCCTGACAGCCAACAGGGCACACGCCAACGCCTCAGCGTCCGCGACAAAAACCTCGGCGTCCGAGACAGCCTTGTCGACCGTGACACACCACTGA